From the Takifugu flavidus isolate HTHZ2018 chromosome 12, ASM371156v2, whole genome shotgun sequence genome, one window contains:
- the mab21l1 gene encoding putative nucleotidyltransferase MAB21L1, giving the protein MIAAQAKLVYHLNKYYNEKCQARKAAISKTIREVCKVVSDVLKEVEVQEPRFISSLSEMDNRFEGLEVISPTEFEVVLYLNQMGVFNFVDDGSLPGCAVLKLSDGRKRSMSLWVEFITASGYLSARKIRSRFQTLVAQAVDKCSYRDVVKMVADTSEVKLRIRDRYVVQITPAFKCTGIWPRSAAHWPLPHIPWPGPNRVAEVKAEGFNLLSKECYSLNGKQSSAESDAWVLQFAEAENRLLLGGCRKKCLSVLKALRDRHLELPGTPLNNYHMKTLLSYECEKHPRESDWDENCLGDRLNGILLQLISCLQCRRCPHYFLPNLDLFQGKPHSALENAAKQTWRLAREILTNPKSLEKL; this is encoded by the coding sequence ATGATAGCCGCCCAGGCGAAACTGGTCTATCATCTAAACAAATATTACAACGAGAAATGCCAGGCACGCAAAGCCGCCATCTCCAAGACCATCCGGGAGGTATGCAAGGTGGTATCGGATGTCCTGAAGGAGGTCGAGGTGCAGGAACCCCGCTTCATCAGCTCTCTCAGCGAAATGGATAATCGTTTCGAGGGACTGGAGGTCATTTCGCCCACCGAGTTCGAGGTGGTGCTCTATCTGAACCAGATGGGAGTATTCAACTTCGTGGATGACGGGTCTCTGCCGGGCTGCGCCGTGCTGAAACTCAGCGACGGCCGCAAGAGAAGCATGTCTCTGTGGGTAGAATTCATCACAGCCTCCGGTTACCTCTCTGCGCGCAAGATCCGCTCCAGATTCCAGACGCTGGTCGCTCAGGCTGTGGATAAATGCAGCTACAGAGATGTTGTCAAAATGGTCGCTGACACGAGTGAAGTCAAGTTGCGCATTAGAGACAGATACGTGGTGCAAATCACGCCGGCGTTCAAGTGCACCGGGATCTGGCCGCGAAGCGCAGCGCACTGGCCTCTGCCGCACATCCCCTGGCCGGGACCAAACCGAGTGGCAGAAGTGAAAGCAGAAGGCTTCAATCTTTTATCCAAAGAGTGTTACTCTCTGAACGGCAAACAGAGCTCGGCGGAGAGTGACGCCTGGGTCTTGCAGTTCGCAGAGGCCGAGAACCGGCTCCTCTTGGGGGGATGCCGAAAGAAATGTTTGTCAGTCCTCAAAGCGTTGCGCGACCGTCACCTGGAACTGCCCGGGACACCTCTGAACAACTACCACATGAAAACTTTGCTTTCCTACGAGTGTGAGAAGCATCCCAGGGAGTCGGACTGGGATGAGAACTGCCTCGGTGACCGCCTGAACGGGATATTATTGCAGCTTATTTCGTGTTTGCAGTGCAGAAGGTGCCCGCATTATTTCCTGCCCAATTTAGACCTGTTTCAAGGAAAGCCTCACTCTGCTCTTGAGAACGCGGCCAAACAGACTTGGCGACTGGCAAGAGAAATACTGACCAACCCCAAAAGCTTGgagaaactctga